The following proteins are co-located in the Silene latifolia isolate original U9 population chromosome 1, ASM4854445v1, whole genome shotgun sequence genome:
- the LOC141657531 gene encoding uncharacterized protein LOC141657531, with translation MIKLGFWNVRGLNREEKQKFVNNFLHKNKVAVFGLLETKIKASNKNKSMYRVFQDWSLTSNNNKHPGGRIIVLWNPHWADIHILEYDAQYIHMSVLDKIGNNQFHYTIVYAYNGISERESLWSNMSRIARSMSGPWAVGGDFNCVLNANERLGGSVSSAESDPFQDCLDTCHLIDSQAQGGYYT, from the coding sequence ATGATTAAGCTAggcttttggaatgttagggggttGAATAGGGAGGAGAAGCAGAAGTTTGTGAATAATTTTCTTCATAAGAATAAAGTAGCTGTTTTTGGTCtcttagaaacaaaaataaaagctaGCAATAAGAATAAGTCTATGTATAGGGTCTTCCAGGATTGGAGTCTTAcatctaataataataaacacCCAGGGGGAAGAATTATTGTGCTTTGGAATCCTCACTGGGCTGACATTCATATACTTGAGTATGATGCTCAGTATATTCACATGTCTGTCTTGGACAAGATAGGCAATAATCAGTTTCACTATACTATTGTTTATGCCTACAATGGGATCAGTGAAAGGGAGTCTTTATGGAGTAATATGAGTCGTATAGCTAGGTCTATGAGTGGACCATGGGCTGTTGGGGGTGACTTCAATTGTGTTTTAAATGCAAATGAAAGACTGGGGGGCTCAGTGAGTAGTGCAGAGTCTGACCCTTTTCAGGATTGCTTGGATACCTGCCATTTAATTGACAGTCAAGCTCAAGGGGGTTACTATACCTGA